Proteins from a genomic interval of Pseudomonas versuta:
- a CDS encoding OBAP family protein, with the protein MNDTAKPRAGASLSLTALLGLLSACAGNTSPSNVEAPGKPENPSTQTLEAGAALLQSRPPIDALNAYLDGFHFYNGHHDVQMEAHHYCAILNEEVIQCVIYDGNRKDAKLMGVEYIISEQLFNSLPTPEKALWHSHVHEVKSGQLVAPGIPAVAEYALMEKLVHTYGKTWHTWHTDLDKRLPLGVPQLMMGFTADGQADAHMVAERDQRMGIDSSQKKQARADIAAPPIAPGADAWRQGEIIQIVDPTATPHAH; encoded by the coding sequence ATGAATGACACTGCAAAGCCCCGGGCTGGCGCCTCACTTTCCCTGACCGCGCTCCTTGGCCTGCTCAGCGCGTGTGCCGGCAACACTTCACCCTCAAACGTCGAAGCACCCGGTAAGCCTGAAAACCCAAGCACCCAAACACTGGAAGCGGGCGCTGCCCTGTTGCAGTCGCGTCCACCAATAGACGCACTGAACGCCTACCTGGATGGTTTCCACTTCTACAACGGGCACCACGATGTGCAAATGGAAGCCCATCACTACTGCGCAATCCTCAACGAAGAGGTGATCCAGTGCGTGATCTATGACGGCAACCGCAAGGACGCCAAGCTGATGGGCGTGGAGTACATCATCAGCGAGCAACTGTTCAACAGCCTGCCCACGCCGGAGAAAGCGTTGTGGCACAGCCATGTGCATGAAGTGAAATCGGGTCAACTGGTTGCACCAGGGATTCCTGCGGTAGCCGAGTATGCCCTGATGGAAAAGCTGGTGCATACCTATGGCAAAACCTGGCACACCTGGCATACCGACCTCGACAAACGCCTGCCGTTGGGCGTGCCTCAGTTGATGATGGGGTTCACCGCCGACGGGCAGGCGGATGCGCACATGGTCGCTGAGCGGGACCAGCGGATGGGTATCGACAGCAGCCAGAAAAAGCAGGCGCGCGCAGACATCGCTGCGCCACCGATTGCACCAGGCGCCGATGCGTGGCGTCAGGGTGAAATCATTCAAATCGTCGACCCGACCGCAACGCCGCACGCCCATTGA